ATCAATAATGGACTAGATCAGGAGTTGTCTGGACCTGAGCGAAGGAAATTTTATAAAGAATACTTTAATTACATCGATCCATATTTGCCGGAGTTAAAACCGCGAGGAGGTATCGGCATCCTCATGGACAAGCTAGACTTGTGGTTCAATGGGATTCATCGGCTAAATGAATCTGATGTTCAAAATAGTGCGAAACGCTTGATAACATGGCTATGATCCAGTCAAACATCCGTACGGTCGTACGCCAATGATGGTCGATTATAACTATGAAGCTCCAGCATATCAGGAGCTAAGACTGATCGCAGATGACCTTAAAGCGCAGGCTGAGAAAAATGAGGGTGTCGATAAAGCGATCTTCAGATTCGAGTGCGATGAAAAACCTCTCTCCTTCGCTTGAAAGCATAAGCTAAGGCAGCCATTGCAGCTAGTAAGGAATATGTTGATGGCTCTGGAACAACCGTCGTCGCCTCAAATTGATGGATGAGTTCTGCGTTTGAAGCGTGAGTCCAATATTCACTTGTATCGTAGTCAAATCCTACCTCCCATGATACGGTCAAATCGTATTCCCCAATCACATTAGTAAGCCCAAATAAGGTATAGTTGAAATCGGTAAGTATGAATGTTACATCATACTCAGGATAGGAAACAGTTTCATGAGGGCTTCTATCATCGTAGCCGACCAATTCGTAAAGCAACCGTTCATTTTGGTTGTCCACGATCCTGAATGATTCCACTTGGATACCATTTCCATTTAAGTAAAAATACAGGCTTTTAATGAGAAGATTGTCATTCCCTTGGATATTAACCTGTCTCGAAAAACTATAACTGTATTGAGCTTGAGAAGTCCCATGCGCCTCGTGTTCGAATGTGTCCAGTATGTATTGATTATCATTGGAAGCAGTAGCTGAGCGAGTGAAACGAGAATCCAAGAAGCCATATGGAGTTCCAAATTCCCCTGTTCCACTGATTACGCTTTCCGATGTCCAAGTTGTCGTGCTACCCTCCACCACCATCTGGCTAGCATGCTCTTCCAATGTTATTTCACTCAGTTGTAACTCAGCGCTGTAGTTGCCACCTTGAGTTGACGTGGTAATCGATAGAGATGCCCTCAAGCCCAGCGTGCAGCTCATGCTAGCAACGGCAATAAGGATAGCTGGAAATGATACACTTCGCATACGTCTTTACCCTGCCTGTTGAGCCGTACATCGCAAGTCAGAACCTCGACAAATCATAGCAATAATTTCCCCCAATTATTACGGGGCACCACCTTATAGCAGGTATAACATGGGCAATATATCGCCACCCCGGAGGTAGGACTATTTCAATTGAATTGGGAATGA
This is a stretch of genomic DNA from Cerasicoccus sp. TK19100. It encodes these proteins:
- a CDS encoding PEP-CTERM sorting domain-containing protein codes for the protein MSCTLGLRASLSITTSTQGGNYSAELQLSEITLEEHASQMVVEGSTTTWTSESVISGTGEFGTPYGFLDSRFTRSATASNDNQYILDTFEHEAHGTSQAQYSYSFSRQVNIQGNDNLLIKSLYFYLNGNGIQVESFRIVDNQNERLLYELVGYDDRSPHETVSYPEYDVTFILTDFNYTLFGLTNVIGEYDLTVSWEVGFDYDTSEYWTHASNAELIHQFEATTVVPEPSTYSLLAAMAALAYAFKRRREVFHRTRI